ATGGGACATGATTCAGGGCTGATTGGCCAGACAATTGTTGCTGCCCCTGTCAAGGGACTGCCGTGCGAAGGGTGCACGGTGGCGTCGCAGGAGTGCACGGTGTCGTCACTAAGATGCACATTTCACACGGTACCGTCAGAAATGTGCACTTTGGCATCGCTAAGGTGCACATTTTGCACAGTAACGTCAGAAAAGTGCACATTGCATGTTGCAATTGGCACTTTTGCACGTTTATTTCATCCCATTACTTGACACGAGTTGTGCAAACACCGGAAAATGTCGGCGCAGGCAGCATAACTCGGGCGGTTATCTAAACTTGTGGTATTCAATCAATTATCCGAATCACACAACGGACAAGGAGCACTCAATTCATGGCTGATCAAAAGCTGGAAATATATAAGGACGCGGAAACCGTGGCTCAGGCCGCAGCGCAACGCACGTTGCTCGCCATTCTGGACGGCGTAAACGAATGCCAAGGCGCTGGTGACGCTGGCGCGAAACCGATTCGCAGCCGTTACGACGTCGCACTGACCGGCGGATCCGACATTTTGCGAGCGCTGACTTATATGGCCTCCAATCCATTGGTTGATGCCATCGACTGGAGTCGCGTCCACTTCTGGTGGAGCGACGACCGCTTTGTGGCCGCAACCGATGAGGACCGCAGCTCGTGGCAGGCACGGCAACGTTTCCTCAATAAGCTCGTCGCCGACGGACGCTTGCCGGAAAGCAACATCCACGAGATGGCCGTCGACTCACGCGCGCCCGAACAAGTCGCCGCTGCAACCGATGCCGAAAACGATGAACTGCTTGCCAAAGCGGCAGCAGATTACGAAGCTGAACTCAAGCGCGAACTCAGCGACGAACCGACAATGGACCTGCTGATTCTCGGCATGGGGCCGGACGGCCATTTCGCTTCGCTCTTCCCGGGCCATGATGAAATCAACATCACCGACCCGGCACGCCTGGCCGTAGGCGTAACGCATTCGCCCAAGATGCCACCGTTACGCATCTCGATGACCGCACCGATGCTCGCCCGCAGCCGCCGCACCTGGATGCTCACCTGCGGAGCCGGAAAAGCCAAGGCCACCGCTGCCGTCTTCGCGCGCCCGAACAACCCGGCATATCCCGCCAGCTTTGCCACAGGCGCCGAAGAATTCACATGGTTCACCACGCCCGACGCGGTGAGCGAACTATAAAAACCAAAAATAAATCGCCATTGATACGATTTGTGCTTCTATTCCTAAATGGAACAGAAGCACAAACGTTACTGATTAACTAATTAACTAATTAACTAACTCACCGACTAGCCAAACCAACTAGTATTCGAGCCAGCCGGCAATCAACCAATCAGTCGCTCATTTTTTCTTCCGGACGACCGGGCTCGGCCCACAAGGTGTGGAAGGCACCGGGCTCGTCGACACGGCCGTAGGTGTGAGCACCGAAGAGGTCGCGCTGGGCCTGGATGAGGGCAGCGGGCAGGCGCTTGGAACGCATGCCGTCGTAGTAGGAAAGCGAAGTCGAGAAGACCGGCGCGGGGATGCCGCAGGCCGCAGCCTTGGCGACAACACGACGCCACGCTTCCTGTGCGTTCTCGATGGCACTCTTGAAGTACGGAGCGAAGAGCAGTGAGATATCGGCCTCACCGGACTCGAAGGCGTCGGAAACGACGTTCAGGAACTGGGCACGAATGATGCAGCCGCCGCGCCAAATGCGCGCAACCGCGGCCAGATTGATCTTCCAGTTGTATTCCTTGGCACCATCGTTGATCTCGTTGAAGCCCTGTGCATACGCAACGATCTTGGAGGCATAGAGCGCCTGACGAATGTCTTCGATGAAGGCCTTGCGCTCGTCGTCGTTCGCGAACGAAATCTTGCCGTCGGGACCGGTTAGGTTCTGCTTGGCGGCGCCTTCGCGCAGCTCGACCTGATCGGAAAGACCACGGGCGAACACGCCTTCGGCGATGGCGGTGACGGGAGTGCCCAGCTCGAGGGCTGTCTGAACCGTCCAAGTGCCAGTGCCCTTCATGCCAGCCTGATCGACGATGATATCAACCAACGGCTTGCCGGTCTTCTTATCTTTCTGATGCAGCAGGTCGGCGGTGATCTCAATCAAGTAGGAGTTGAGCTCGGTCTTGTTCCACTCGGTGAACACGTCGCCGATCTCGTCGGGGGTCATGCCCATGCCGCGGCGCATCAGATCGTAGCTTTCGGCGATCAGCTGCATGTCGGCGTACTCAATGCCGTTGTGGACCATCTTGACGAAGTGGCCGGCGCCGTTCTCACCGATGTGGGTGACGCAGGGCTCGCCCTCCGCCTTGGCCGCGATGGACTTCAGGATCGGGCCGAGAGTCTTCCATGACTCATCGGTGCCGCCGGGCATCATGGACGGGCCGTTGAGCGCGCCCTCTTCGCCGCCGGAAACACCACAGCCGACGAAATGCAGGCCGCGAGCGCGAATTTCCTTCTCTCGACGGATGGTGTCCTTGAAATAGGAATTGCCACCGTCGACGATGAT
The window above is part of the Bifidobacterium sp. ESL0732 genome. Proteins encoded here:
- the pgl gene encoding 6-phosphogluconolactonase; translation: MADQKLEIYKDAETVAQAAAQRTLLAILDGVNECQGAGDAGAKPIRSRYDVALTGGSDILRALTYMASNPLVDAIDWSRVHFWWSDDRFVAATDEDRSSWQARQRFLNKLVADGRLPESNIHEMAVDSRAPEQVAAATDAENDELLAKAAADYEAELKRELSDEPTMDLLILGMGPDGHFASLFPGHDEINITDPARLAVGVTHSPKMPPLRISMTAPMLARSRRTWMLTCGAGKAKATAAVFARPNNPAYPASFATGAEEFTWFTTPDAVSEL
- the gndA gene encoding NADP-dependent phosphogluconate dehydrogenase → MTEAIANIGVVGLAAMGSNLARNLAHHGNTVALYNRHYERTEKLMEEHGSEGKFVPAKTIDEFVASLTKPRTAIIMVKAGAPTDAMIEALADAMDPGDIIVDGGNSYFKDTIRREKEIRARGLHFVGCGVSGGEEGALNGPSMMPGGTDESWKTLGPILKSIAAKAEGEPCVTHIGENGAGHFVKMVHNGIEYADMQLIAESYDLMRRGMGMTPDEIGDVFTEWNKTELNSYLIEITADLLHQKDKKTGKPLVDIIVDQAGMKGTGTWTVQTALELGTPVTAIAEGVFARGLSDQVELREGAAKQNLTGPDGKISFANDDERKAFIEDIRQALYASKIVAYAQGFNEINDGAKEYNWKINLAAVARIWRGGCIIRAQFLNVVSDAFESGEADISLLFAPYFKSAIENAQEAWRRVVAKAAACGIPAPVFSTSLSYYDGMRSKRLPAALIQAQRDLFGAHTYGRVDEPGAFHTLWAEPGRPEEKMSD